CCGAGCGTGCGGCGCAGCCGCAGGTCGATGAAGGCCGCTCCTGGCCGCTGTTGCAACAGCTGTTGACCCAGCATGCCGGGCAACGTCTGGTGATTACCGGTTTTATCAGCAGCAATGATGCAGGTGAAACCGTCCTGCTGGGCCGTAACGGTAGCGACTATTCCGCCACGCAGATTGGTGCGCTGGCTGGCGTTGAGCGCGTCACTATCTGGAGCGACGTGGCCGGCGTGTACAGCGCTGACCCGCGCAAGGTCAAAGATGCCTGCCTGCTGCCGCTGCTGCGGCTGGATGAGGCCAGCGAACTGGCCCGTCTGGCGGCGCCGGTATTGCACGCCCGCACCCTGCAGCCGGTTTCCGGCAGCGATATCGACCTGCAATTGCGATGCAGTTATCAGCCTGAACAAGGGTCGACCCGCATTGAACGCGTGCTGGCCTCCGGCACCGGCGCCAAGATTGTCACCAGTCACGATGACGTTTGCCTGATTGAGATTGGCGTACCGGCGGAGCACGATTTTGCCCGCACTCACAAAGACGTCGAGCAGTTGCTGCAAAAATCCCAGATCCGGCCGCTGGCGCTGGGTGTGCATCAGGATCGCAACCTGCTGCAACTGTGCTACACCTCGGAAGTGGTGCACAGCGCCTGGCAGGTGCTGGAGCAGGCGGCGTTGCCGGTATCGCTTCATCTGCGCGAGGGGCTTGCGCTGGTGGCGCTGGTGGGGGCGGGCGTTTGCCGCAACCCGCTGCACAGTCACCGTTTCTACCAGCAACTGCGTGACCAGCCGATCGAGTTCGTCTGGCAGGCGGAAGACGACATCAGCCTGGTAGCGGTGCTGCGTGTGGGGCCGACAGAGCATCTGGTGCGTGGCCTGCATCATTCGCTGTTCCGGGCGGAAAAACGCATCGGTCTGGTGCTATTCGGCAAAGGCAATATTGGCTCACGCTGGCTGGAGCTGTTCGCCCGCGAGCAGAGCCTGATTTCGGCGCGCACCGGCTTTGAGTTCACGCTGGCGGGCGTGGTGGACAGTTCCCGCAGCCTGCTGGATTACGAGGGGCTGGATGCCAGCCGTGTGCTGGCTTTCTTTGGCGACGAAGCGCAGGAGCGTGACGACGATGAGCTATTCCTGTGGATGCGCGCTCATCCGTACGATGATCTGGTGGTGTTGGATGTCACCGCCAGCCAGTCGGTCGCCGATCTCTATCTGGATTTCGCCAGCCATGGTTTCCATGTGATCAGCGCCAACAAACTGGCGGGTGCATCCGGCGGCGACAACTATCGCCAGATCCGCGACGCGTTCGCTAAAACCGGGCGTCACTGGCTGTACAATGCCACCGTTGGCGCCGGGTTGCCGGTGAACTATGCGGTGCGGGACCTGCGTGAAAGCGGCGACAGCATTCTGGCTATCAGTGGTATCTTCTCCGGCACGCTGTCATGGCTGTTCCTGCAGTTTGACGGAACGGTGCCTTTTACCGAACTGGTGGATCAAGCCTGGCAGCAGGGATTGACCGAGCCGGATCCGCGCGTCGATCTTTCCGGTCAGGACGTGATGCGCAAGCTGGTTATTCTGGCACGCGAAGCGGGTTACGAGATTGAACCCAATCAGGTGCGGGTGGAGTCGTTGGTGCCTGCCGGATGCGAGAACGGTTCGGTGGATCAATTCTTTGAAGACGGCGAGCCGCTGAATCAGCAAATGCTGCAGCGACTGGAAGCCGCCAACGAGATGGGGCTGGTGCTGCGCTATGTCGCCCGCTTCGATGTCAACGGCAAGGCGCGCGTAGGCGTGGAAGCCGTGCGGGCGGATCATCCGCTGGCGGCGTTGTTGCCGTGCGATAACGTGTTCGCCATCGAAAGTCGCTGGTATCGCGACAACCCGCTGGTGATTCGCGGCCCGGGAGCCGGCCGCGACGTGACGGCCGGGGCGATTCAATCGGATCTCAATCGGCTGGCGCAACTGCTGTAATCGCAGCCAACTGAAATCAGAGAGCGTTAGTCATCTTGTTCTGAAGCCCGCGCAGCCGCGGGCTTTTTTACGCCGTCGATTCACTCAGTGGCGAGAGCCGCGTTTTTTGCCAATACTGAGGGTGTATTCCTTACATTTCATGTGTGTTTATTTGTGATGGAGCATGGTGGCCTGGCCGTCGGCTACCATGAATTTTCTTCATCTTGCATGAGCAAACATCAGCATTTATCACGCTGAAAAGCGTTGACTCTTTAGGCTGATTCGGTCATTTTCTATATGGACGTCTAAACGTATAGACGTTTGTAGAAAATAACGATGATAATGGCGAATTGAGGTAAGGATATGAGCTTTTTCCACGCGAACCATCAGGAAGCGCTGAATCAGAACCTGGCTGAATTACAGGGCCGGATTAACGTTTCCTTTGAGTTTTTCCCGCCGCGCACCAGCGAGATGGAAGAAACGCTGTGGAACTCCATTGACCGCCTCAGC
The DNA window shown above is from Dickeya dadantii NCPPB 898 and carries:
- a CDS encoding bifunctional aspartate kinase/homoserine dehydrogenase II; translated protein: MSALGIAAAVKGRQLHKFGGSSLADVKCYQRVAGIMADYSQAGDLMVVSAAGSTTNQLISWLNLSQSDRISAHQVQQSLRRYQSELISGLLPAETAAPLINEFIRDLERLAALLDGKLTDAAYAEVVGHGEIWSARLMAAVLNQKNLPAAWLDARTFLRAERAAQPQVDEGRSWPLLQQLLTQHAGQRLVITGFISSNDAGETVLLGRNGSDYSATQIGALAGVERVTIWSDVAGVYSADPRKVKDACLLPLLRLDEASELARLAAPVLHARTLQPVSGSDIDLQLRCSYQPEQGSTRIERVLASGTGAKIVTSHDDVCLIEIGVPAEHDFARTHKDVEQLLQKSQIRPLALGVHQDRNLLQLCYTSEVVHSAWQVLEQAALPVSLHLREGLALVALVGAGVCRNPLHSHRFYQQLRDQPIEFVWQAEDDISLVAVLRVGPTEHLVRGLHHSLFRAEKRIGLVLFGKGNIGSRWLELFAREQSLISARTGFEFTLAGVVDSSRSLLDYEGLDASRVLAFFGDEAQERDDDELFLWMRAHPYDDLVVLDVTASQSVADLYLDFASHGFHVISANKLAGASGGDNYRQIRDAFAKTGRHWLYNATVGAGLPVNYAVRDLRESGDSILAISGIFSGTLSWLFLQFDGTVPFTELVDQAWQQGLTEPDPRVDLSGQDVMRKLVILAREAGYEIEPNQVRVESLVPAGCENGSVDQFFEDGEPLNQQMLQRLEAANEMGLVLRYVARFDVNGKARVGVEAVRADHPLAALLPCDNVFAIESRWYRDNPLVIRGPGAGRDVTAGAIQSDLNRLAQLL